The Canis lupus familiaris isolate Mischka breed German Shepherd chromosome 27, alternate assembly UU_Cfam_GSD_1.0, whole genome shotgun sequence genome window below encodes:
- the LOC119877634 gene encoding olfactory receptor 8S1-like: MALKNHSTITEFILLGLSVDSHIQVLLFVLFLGIYLLTILGNLLMLLVIKADSHLHTPMYFFLSHLSLTDFCFSTAIVPRLLENLLSQRKTISVEGCLAQVFFLFDFGGTEVCLLSAMAYDRYAAICHPLLYGQVMNNQLYMQLVWGSWSLGFLDALINITLVTNLDFCKAHTIPHYSCELPSLFPLSCSDVSTNLTVLLCSTLLHGFGTFFLIFFSYARIVSTILSISSSSGRSKAFSTCSSHLTAVSFFYGSAFLRHLMPTSGSPLELIFSIQYSVVTPLVNPFIYSLKNREIKNALRRTLGKFLQQYR; the protein is encoded by the coding sequence ATGGCTTTGAAGAACCACAGCACCATCACAGAGTTCATCCTCCTTGGGCTGTCTGTTGACTCTCACATCCAGGTTCTGCTCTTTGTGCTTTTCCTTGGGATTTACCTCTTGACTATTTTGGGAAATTTATTGATGCTGTTGGTCATCAAGGCTGATTCCCACCTCCACACACCTATGTACTTCTTCCTGAGTCACCTCTCTCTCACGGACTTTTGTTTCTCTACTGCCATAGTGCCCAGGTTGCTGGAGAACCTCCTGTCCCAGAGGAAAACCATCTCAGTGGAGGGCTGCCTGGCTCAAGTCTTCTTTCTGTTTGACTTTGGAGGAACAGAAGTCTGCCTACTGTCAGCAATGGCCTATGATCGTTATGCTGCTATCTGTCATCCACTCCTCTATGGCCAGGTGATGAATAATCAGCTGTATATGCAGCTTGTATGGGGTTCATGGAGCCTGGGGTTTCTAGATGCACTCATTAACATCACCTTAGTAACAAACCTGGATTTCTGTAAGGCCCATACCATCCCCCACTATAGCTGTGAGCTGCCCTCCCTTTTCCCTTTGTCCTGCTCTGATGTCTCTACCAACCTCACTGTCCTGCTCTGTTCCACACTCCTGCATGGCTTTGGTACATTCTTCCTGATATTCTTCTCCTATGCACGCATTGTCTCCACCATCCTGAGCATCAGCTCCTCCTCAGGCAGAAGCAaggccttctccacctgctcctcccacctcacTGCAGTGAGCTTCTTCTATGGCTCAGCTTTCCTGCGTCATCTCATGCCAACCTCAGGCTCACCTCTGGAGCTGATCTTCTCCATACAGTATAGTGTGGTAACTCCCCTAGTAAACCCCTtcatctacagcctgaaaaaCAGGGAGATTAAAAATGCACTGAGAAGAACCTTGGGGAAGTTTTTGCAACAGTACAGGTAG